From the Roseofilum capinflatum BLCC-M114 genome, one window contains:
- the isiD gene encoding protein IsiD — MAMLTISKQAISQMTSEDIAMLANRLEKDEYSNAFEGLRDWHLLRAIAFQRPEMVDIVQPYLYLLDMEAYDEA, encoded by the coding sequence ATGGCAATGCTCACTATCTCCAAGCAGGCAATTTCTCAGATGACTTCAGAAGATATCGCCATGCTCGCCAACCGTTTGGAAAAAGATGAGTATAGTAATGCTTTTGAAGGGTTAAGGGACTGGCATCTATTGCGGGCGATCGCCTTCCAGCGTCCTGAAATGGTAGACATCGTTCAACCCTATCTCTATTTATTAGATATGGAAGCCTACGATGAAGCATAG
- a CDS encoding response regulator has translation MDLDLDGSSDLEALSLEEDASESIGEEMDLDLDGSSDLEALSLEEDASESIGEEMDLDLDGSSDLEALSLEEDASESVSEEMDLDLDGSSDLEALSLEEDASESVSEEMELDLDGSSDLEALSLEEDASESIGEEMDLDLDGSSDLEALSLEEDASESIGEEMELDLGVEESESSESADLFDWTSESADAELDEMTDTDPSESTLIQEMDELEFGDSLDLDEPVVEETSENLDGLDFSLELEENEPEDLSTLFPDEEAKLDDEGSLEDLDELNLFGEDLEGTGDTLENLDFGDDLALADGSSERWQELEAFLGEEKEQRENIEIFTQLEAFLDAPVTLPSPSLPQAVSHKPAEVVQDTEDGDIFGELGDLIDQTDQVLGGPPTVNVATPRSPKPTKRVEQNMRVPIKQLDNLSNLVGELVVNRNSLEQNQERLRQCLDNLLYLVQQLSDVGGKMRDLYERSLLESALLSSRHSNRSSFSGGNGSGESGQNDGWDHIEMDRFTPFHTLSQETIELIVRVRESSSDIEFIVEETDQVTRQFRQVTTQLQEGLTRTRMVPFAQTADRLPGAVRRIATGLKKQAEIQIEGKDTLIDKMIQEQLFDPMTHLINNAMTHGIESPEKRKQLGKPPAGKITVRAFHQGNQTVISVSDDGAGINIERVKGKALEKGLITPQEAQSMSRLDIYDLLFHPGFSTKDQADNFAGRGVGMDVVRVALRDIRGVITTDSAEGQGTTFTIRLPLTLSISKALSCISNHARIAFPMDGVEDMLDVPKERIYENSEGVNCIKWRDTELPFRPLSELLQYNRTIGRGRVFAGSSEDDIISIVILRSAGQYLALQVDQVLGEQEIVIKQLEGPIPKPVGVAGATVLGDGRIMPIADVLELIDLSMGRSRQNIGMWEEVVPPEPEPIDKSEPTVLIVDDSITVRELLSMTFVKSGYRVEQARNGLDAWEKLRAGLPCDMIFCDIEMPKLNGLELLERLQGDEILKQIPMAMLTSRGASKYQQHAASLGAKGYFTKPYLEEALLEAAQRMLKGDNLLEGDLSEATSEEAIAES, from the coding sequence ATGGATCTGGATTTAGATGGGTCTTCAGATTTAGAAGCGTTGAGCTTAGAAGAGGATGCTTCGGAGTCAATTGGTGAGGAGATGGATCTGGATTTAGATGGGTCTTCAGATTTAGAAGCGTTGAGCTTAGAAGAGGATGCTTCGGAGTCAATTGGTGAGGAGATGGATCTGGATTTAGATGGGTCTTCAGATTTAGAAGCGTTGAGCTTAGAAGAGGATGCTTCGGAGTCAGTTAGTGAGGAGATGGATCTGGATTTAGATGGGTCTTCAGATTTAGAAGCGTTGAGTTTAGAAGAGGATGCTTCGGAGTCAGTTAGTGAGGAGATGGAGCTAGATTTAGATGGGTCTTCAGATTTAGAAGCGTTGAGCTTAGAAGAGGATGCTTCGGAGTCAATTGGTGAGGAGATGGATCTGGATTTAGATGGGTCTTCAGATTTAGAAGCGTTGAGCTTAGAAGAGGATGCTTCGGAGTCAATTGGTGAGGAGATGGAGCTAGATTTAGGTGTAGAGGAAAGTGAGTCCTCTGAATCAGCAGATTTATTCGATTGGACTTCTGAATCAGCAGATGCAGAATTGGATGAAATGACTGATACAGATCCGAGTGAAAGTACATTAATCCAAGAAATGGATGAGTTGGAATTTGGGGATAGCTTAGATCTTGATGAACCGGTGGTGGAAGAAACGTCTGAAAATCTCGATGGTTTAGATTTTTCCTTGGAGTTGGAGGAAAATGAACCGGAAGATCTGTCAACCTTATTTCCAGATGAAGAAGCAAAGTTAGATGATGAAGGCAGTCTTGAGGATCTCGATGAGCTGAATTTGTTTGGAGAGGATTTAGAGGGGACGGGTGATACCTTAGAGAATTTAGATTTTGGTGATGATTTAGCGCTTGCGGATGGGTCTTCTGAGAGGTGGCAAGAGTTAGAGGCTTTTTTGGGAGAAGAGAAAGAGCAGCGTGAAAATATTGAAATCTTTACCCAGTTGGAGGCGTTTTTAGATGCACCCGTGACTTTACCGAGTCCATCTTTGCCTCAAGCGGTGAGTCATAAACCTGCGGAGGTTGTGCAAGACACTGAAGATGGTGATATCTTTGGTGAACTGGGAGATCTGATAGATCAAACAGATCAGGTGTTAGGGGGGCCGCCAACGGTTAATGTGGCAACGCCGCGATCGCCTAAACCCACGAAACGAGTTGAACAAAATATGCGGGTTCCCATCAAACAACTCGATAACCTCAGTAACTTGGTTGGGGAATTGGTGGTGAACCGCAACAGCTTAGAGCAGAACCAGGAACGACTGCGCCAATGTTTAGATAACTTGCTGTACTTGGTGCAGCAACTGAGTGATGTGGGGGGCAAAATGCGCGATCTTTACGAGCGTAGTCTTCTAGAGTCCGCACTGCTGAGTTCTCGTCACAGTAATCGTAGCTCCTTCTCTGGTGGAAATGGATCGGGAGAGTCGGGCCAAAATGATGGTTGGGATCATATTGAAATGGATCGGTTTACTCCCTTCCATACTCTGTCCCAAGAAACTATTGAGTTAATTGTCCGGGTACGGGAGTCTTCGTCTGATATCGAGTTTATTGTCGAAGAAACCGATCAAGTGACGCGCCAATTCCGCCAAGTCACCACCCAGCTACAAGAAGGGTTAACCCGGACGCGAATGGTTCCCTTTGCACAAACGGCCGATCGCCTACCGGGAGCAGTACGGCGCATTGCCACCGGTTTGAAGAAGCAGGCAGAAATTCAGATCGAAGGGAAAGACACTCTGATCGACAAAATGATTCAAGAGCAGTTATTCGATCCGATGACTCACCTGATCAATAATGCCATGACCCACGGGATTGAAAGCCCAGAGAAGCGTAAGCAGTTGGGCAAACCTCCAGCCGGTAAGATTACGGTTAGAGCGTTCCACCAAGGAAACCAAACAGTAATTTCCGTTTCTGACGATGGTGCGGGAATTAATATCGAGCGAGTCAAAGGGAAAGCTCTGGAAAAAGGTTTAATTACCCCTCAAGAAGCCCAATCCATGTCTCGTTTAGATATCTACGATTTGTTGTTCCATCCTGGGTTTAGTACCAAGGATCAGGCGGATAATTTCGCCGGTCGAGGGGTAGGGATGGATGTAGTGCGAGTGGCGCTTCGAGACATTCGCGGGGTGATTACAACCGACTCAGCAGAAGGACAAGGGACAACTTTTACCATTCGTTTGCCGTTAACCTTGAGTATTTCTAAGGCACTCAGTTGTATTAGTAACCATGCCAGAATTGCCTTCCCCATGGATGGGGTGGAAGACATGCTCGATGTTCCCAAAGAGCGGATTTATGAAAATTCAGAGGGAGTCAATTGTATTAAATGGCGGGATACGGAGCTACCTTTTAGGCCCCTCTCAGAGTTGTTGCAGTATAACCGAACGATTGGCCGGGGACGAGTGTTTGCTGGTTCGAGCGAGGATGACATTATCTCAATTGTGATTTTGCGAAGTGCGGGTCAGTATTTGGCGCTTCAGGTGGATCAGGTGTTAGGAGAGCAAGAGATTGTAATCAAGCAGTTAGAAGGGCCGATTCCTAAACCGGTGGGTGTAGCGGGAGCGACGGTACTTGGAGATGGTCGGATTATGCCGATCGCCGATGTTCTAGAGTTAATTGACCTGTCGATGGGTCGTTCTCGACAGAATATTGGCATGTGGGAAGAAGTGGTTCCCCCTGAACCGGAACCGATTGACAAGTCTGAACCGACAGTGTTAATTGTGGACGACTCAATTACGGTGCGCGAGCTGTTATCGATGACGTTTGTGAAGTCTGGATATCGGGTAGAACAGGCTCGAAATGGATTAGATGCTTGGGAGAAATTGCGAGCAGGTTTGCCGTGTGACATGATTTTCTGTGATATTGAGATGCCCAAACTCAACGGTTTGGAGTTGTTAGAGCGTCTTCAGGGGGATGAAATACTTAAGCAAATCCCCATGGCGATGTTGACCTCACGGGGTGCGTCTAAGTATCAGCAACATGCGGCATCCTTGGGAGCCAAGGGCTATTTCACCAAGCCTTATTTGGAGGAAGCCCTGTTAGAAGCGGCTCAACGGATGCTCAAAGGAGACAATCTGTTAGAGGGAGATCTCTCTGAGGCGACTTCTGAGGAGGCGATCGCCGAAAGTTAG